The following are from one region of the Gemmatimonas sp. UBA7669 genome:
- a CDS encoding fasciclin domain-containing protein, which translates to MRKLSMLAVAAVVAMAAPATSQAQDKDIVETAVAAGSFKTLAKLLGDAGLVETLKGPGPFTVFAPTDEAFAKVPAATLEALGKDKAKLKSVLLYHVVAGKVMAADALKLAGKSAKTVEGSEAKISVMGQTPMINNAHIVKTDILAKNGVIHVIDAVILPPAK; encoded by the coding sequence ATGCGCAAGCTGTCGATGCTGGCCGTTGCCGCCGTGGTGGCCATGGCCGCGCCCGCTACCTCGCAGGCCCAGGACAAGGACATCGTCGAGACCGCCGTCGCCGCGGGCTCGTTCAAGACCCTCGCCAAGCTCCTCGGCGATGCCGGTCTGGTTGAGACCCTCAAGGGCCCCGGCCCGTTCACCGTCTTCGCCCCGACCGACGAAGCGTTTGCCAAGGTTCCGGCCGCTACGCTCGAAGCCCTCGGCAAGGACAAGGCCAAGCTCAAGAGCGTCCTGCTGTACCATGTCGTCGCCGGCAAGGTGATGGCCGCTGACGCGCTCAAGCTCGCCGGCAAGAGCGCCAAGACGGTCGAAGGCAGCGAGGCCAAGATCTCCGTGATGGGCCAGACGCCGATGATCAACAACGCCCACATCGTGAAGACGGACATCCTCGCCAAGAACGGCGTGATTCACGTGATCGACGCGGTGATCCTGCCGCCCGCCAAGTAA